Below is a window of Candidatus Equadaptatus faecalis DNA.
AATCACACTCGCATGTTTCGACACCATTGTCGCATGGTGCATAATGGCACGCCGCACCATAAACGCTATGTAGCAGGCAAACAGATAACCGATTATAAAAATAACAATGGACAAAAGAAGCTTGCCGAAAGTAACGGGATAATCGTCAACGTACAGAAGCTCGTAATCGCAGATATCCCCCGCGACGTCTTTAATCTTTTCCCACATGCTCTGCTTTTTGTTATTGTCCTGCAGTTTAAGACGATGCTTTGCCTCGGAAATGGTGTCGTTAAAACTGTCCGTTATGTCAGAAATCCAGAAAATGTACAGGCTGTAACGCTCGATTCTTGATTTCATATTCGTATCAAACTCTGCGCGGACGGTTACGTCAGAATCTGCGGTATCAAGAGCATCGCTGATAAAAAATGTCGTTGCGGTATCCATCATCGTACATATTTTTTTCAGCTCGCCCATAGCATCCATATAATCAGCGTCAAGCTTCTCGACAATTTCCTCGGCGTCCTCATACTGTCGCACGACCTCGTCATCGGTCATTCTGTTCAGCATAACTTCCCATGCAAACTGAACGTGCCCGCGGCATTCGTTCAAATGATTCGAGAGATTTACAAGAAGGGCGATCTCGCTCTCAATCAGGTTCTGCTCGGTTGAATAGCAGTATTTTGCAAAAGGCGTAAGCGGACTGTCCGCGGAAATAATCTTTTGCGTAAGGCGGTCATATTTCTGATTAAGCGTCTGTATAACTTCTTCATACTTTTCGACCTGCCGCTGAAGATCCATCTTATACTCATCAAACGCTTTGGCACTTGAGTCAAGCTTCACATTTTTTCTCACGGTTTCCAGCAAATCGGAAATAGCCGCCTCTCTCCGCGCCAAAGCTTCTATTGAATTTTCCTTTGCGTCTATTGAAAAACTCAGGAAGTGCATTCTGGTGAAACAATATTCGTAAATTGCCTTCAGAAGCGTCATATTCCAGTTGTCCTCAATAACGTCATCGGAATCCTTAAGTCTGTCAAGATACAGCCTGTACTTTTTCTCCAGCTCAAACTTCTGCTTTGTCAGACGTGCAAGTTCCTTCCTGTCGCTTTCCATCAGCTTCCTGCGCAGCTCAAGCGCTGCCTTGCAGCGCGAAGCAGTAC
It encodes the following:
- a CDS encoding mechanosensitive ion channel, with amino-acid sequence MKRFWNCLCIFVLVFFAAVSFCGAACAESLADYEKELEDYQKHPLERAETLKEQLNKTLPFEEALARQHNTSRSDIVRYELALSRAASTYLNMHYGRKASATDDTTILDDDTLRQFLAQKPPFDAAFYSQLVSTASRCKAALELRRKLMESDRKELARLTKQKFELEKKYRLYLDRLKDSDDVIEDNWNMTLLKAIYEYCFTRMHFLSFSIDAKENSIEALARREAAISDLLETVRKNVKLDSSAKAFDEYKMDLQRQVEKYEEVIQTLNQKYDRLTQKIISADSPLTPFAKYCYSTEQNLIESEIALLVNLSNHLNECRGHVQFAWEVMLNRMTDDEVVRQYEDAEEIVEKLDADYMDAMGELKKICTMMDTATTFFISDALDTADSDVTVRAEFDTNMKSRIERYSLYIFWISDITDSFNDTISEAKHRLKLQDNNKKQSMWEKIKDVAGDICDYELLYVDDYPVTFGKLLLSIVIFIIGYLFACYIAFMVRRAIMHHATMVSKHASVIVPKFVKYILVLIAFMIAMAQLGIPYTALAVAGGALAVAFGFGAQKLLTDIFAGFALLVKNRIHVGDHIMLNGQYGIVKELTLYDTVLLTEDSKDLIVPNSRFFDQEFINLTLHNPNTRLTIDVGVAYDSDLDKVRDVANKVLEKEPLVHKKPYYRTICDAFDDSAINVKVQFFADIKARSQMEIRSIVINEITEAFRKNGIEIAFPQQDVHIK